A section of the Pimelobacter simplex genome encodes:
- a CDS encoding type I restriction endonuclease subunit R, translated as MAQFNEANSVRDFIRDLVESIDVQFVPGSELPRRTDEVLLEGVLKGALISLNPEIEADPAKADEVIYNLRAILISARNSPHPVVANEEFVAWLTGQKSMPFGANGEHTTVRLIDFDHLDEDSSNQWIVSTEVTFKQGRLEKRFDLVLWCNGLPLVIGEAKTPIRPAYTWIDGAAQIHDDYEQSCPPFFVPNVFSFATEGKDFRYGTIGMPVELWGPWREDPTDEDAPAKIGLVAVQEAVEGVLTPRAVLDFLRFFTLYATDKKHRKIKIIARFQQFQATNLIVDRVLLGKVKQGLIWHFQGSGKSLLMVFTALKLRAMAELTNPTIVIVVDRIDLDTQITGTFNASDVPGLVSTDSRAQLQTLLSQGARKIIITTIHKFGESPGVLDARQNIIAMVDEAHRSQEGDYGQKMREALPNAYLFGLTGTPVNRRDRNTFKWFGAPEDEGGYLSRYSFQDSIRDGATLPLHFEPRLSEIHIDHEAIDAAFEELAVDRDLSESDKITLSKKAASIEVLIKTPSRIAKIAADIAAHFQAKVEPQGFKAQVVAYDKASCVAYKNELDGHLGPEASTVVMSKSRGDSPDWAKWTPGAEELEQVVARFNDPADPLKIIIVTAKLLTGFDAPILYCQYLDKPLKEHTLLQAITRTNRVYPPDKTHGLIVDYLGIFDDVAKSLAFDENTVQQVVSNIEELKKQLAPAMATALAFFPGVDRTVGGYEGLVQAQSAIADDVTKDAFGSAYSVVSQLWEALSPDPMLAAFRDDYRWITDVYESVRPSDIAGRLVWHALGAKTIDLINEHVQVEIPQGGDTIVLDAQTIEDLMTGKRKDVPIEEIEKQITARIARHLNNPVFIELGQRLNDLRERYADIQQSSLDFLRELLELARDTVAAEKAADETPREEQGKAALTELFEALKGDETPIIVSNVVDRIDEVVRGVRFEGWQSTIRGDQEVRQALRKTLYVQFKIRDNDVFEKALGYVREYY; from the coding sequence ATGGCTCAGTTCAACGAGGCGAACTCCGTCCGCGACTTCATTCGCGACCTGGTGGAATCCATCGACGTCCAGTTCGTTCCCGGGAGCGAGCTGCCCCGTCGTACGGACGAGGTGCTGCTCGAAGGCGTCCTCAAGGGCGCGCTGATCAGCCTCAACCCGGAGATCGAGGCGGATCCGGCGAAGGCCGACGAGGTCATCTACAACCTCCGCGCGATCCTAATCTCCGCGCGCAACAGCCCGCATCCCGTTGTCGCCAATGAAGAGTTCGTGGCGTGGCTGACCGGGCAGAAGTCGATGCCGTTTGGAGCGAACGGCGAGCACACCACGGTCCGGCTGATCGACTTCGACCACCTCGACGAGGACTCGTCCAACCAGTGGATCGTCTCGACGGAGGTCACCTTTAAGCAGGGACGGCTTGAGAAGCGCTTCGACCTGGTCCTGTGGTGCAACGGGCTACCCCTGGTCATCGGTGAGGCGAAGACGCCGATCCGGCCGGCGTATACCTGGATCGATGGCGCGGCGCAGATCCACGATGACTATGAGCAGAGTTGCCCGCCGTTCTTCGTCCCCAACGTGTTCTCGTTCGCGACCGAGGGCAAGGACTTCCGTTACGGCACTATCGGGATGCCGGTCGAGCTTTGGGGTCCCTGGCGCGAGGACCCGACCGACGAGGATGCGCCGGCCAAGATCGGACTCGTCGCCGTCCAGGAGGCTGTCGAGGGCGTCCTGACGCCACGTGCCGTGCTGGACTTCCTGCGGTTCTTCACGCTGTACGCGACCGACAAGAAGCACCGCAAGATCAAGATCATCGCCCGCTTCCAGCAGTTCCAGGCGACCAACCTGATCGTCGATCGTGTGCTGCTCGGCAAGGTCAAGCAGGGCCTGATCTGGCACTTCCAGGGCTCCGGCAAGTCGCTGTTGATGGTCTTCACCGCTCTAAAGCTTCGAGCGATGGCCGAGCTCACGAACCCGACGATCGTGATCGTCGTCGACCGGATCGACCTCGACACCCAGATCACCGGTACGTTCAACGCCTCCGACGTACCCGGCTTGGTCTCCACTGACTCCCGGGCGCAGCTCCAGACACTGCTGAGTCAGGGTGCCCGGAAGATCATCATCACCACCATCCACAAGTTCGGCGAGTCGCCAGGTGTACTCGACGCGCGACAGAACATCATCGCGATGGTCGACGAGGCACACCGCTCGCAGGAGGGTGACTACGGGCAGAAGATGCGTGAGGCGCTGCCCAACGCCTACCTCTTCGGCCTGACCGGCACCCCTGTCAACCGGCGGGACCGCAACACCTTCAAGTGGTTCGGCGCCCCCGAGGACGAGGGCGGCTACCTGTCGCGGTACTCGTTCCAGGACTCCATCCGCGACGGCGCCACCCTGCCGCTCCATTTCGAGCCGCGGCTGTCCGAGATCCACATCGACCACGAGGCGATCGATGCGGCGTTTGAAGAGCTGGCCGTCGACCGTGACCTGTCCGAGAGCGACAAGATCACGCTGTCGAAGAAGGCTGCCTCGATCGAGGTCCTGATCAAGACGCCTTCACGCATCGCGAAGATCGCCGCCGACATCGCGGCGCACTTCCAGGCGAAGGTCGAGCCGCAGGGCTTCAAGGCCCAGGTCGTCGCCTACGACAAAGCCTCCTGTGTCGCCTACAAGAACGAGCTCGACGGGCACCTGGGGCCCGAGGCATCGACCGTTGTCATGTCGAAGTCCCGTGGCGACTCACCCGACTGGGCCAAGTGGACCCCTGGCGCCGAGGAGCTGGAGCAGGTCGTCGCCCGCTTCAACGACCCGGCAGACCCGCTCAAGATCATCATCGTCACCGCAAAGCTGCTGACCGGGTTCGATGCGCCGATCCTCTACTGCCAGTACCTCGACAAGCCGCTCAAGGAGCACACGTTGCTCCAGGCGATCACTCGCACCAACCGGGTGTACCCGCCGGACAAGACGCACGGCCTGATCGTCGACTACTTGGGGATCTTCGATGACGTCGCCAAGTCGCTCGCTTTCGACGAGAACACAGTCCAACAGGTCGTCTCCAACATCGAGGAACTCAAGAAGCAGCTGGCGCCTGCGATGGCGACGGCACTGGCGTTCTTCCCAGGGGTCGACCGCACTGTGGGCGGTTATGAGGGGCTCGTCCAGGCACAATCCGCGATCGCCGATGACGTCACTAAGGACGCGTTCGGGTCCGCTTACAGCGTGGTCTCCCAACTGTGGGAGGCTCTCAGCCCCGACCCGATGCTGGCCGCGTTCCGCGACGACTACCGGTGGATCACCGACGTTTATGAGTCAGTCCGCCCCTCCGACATCGCTGGGCGCCTCGTGTGGCATGCGCTGGGCGCAAAGACCATCGACCTGATCAATGAACACGTCCAGGTCGAGATCCCCCAGGGTGGCGACACGATCGTTCTGGATGCCCAGACGATCGAGGACCTGATGACCGGCAAGCGTAAGGACGTCCCGATCGAGGAGATCGAGAAACAGATCACCGCCCGGATAGCGCGTCACCTCAACAATCCCGTCTTTATCGAACTCGGTCAGCGCCTCAACGACCTTCGCGAGCGCTATGCCGACATCCAGCAGTCGAGTCTCGACTTCCTCCGGGAGCTTCTCGAGCTCGCGCGCGACACCGTCGCTGCCGAGAAGGCTGCCGACGAGACCCCTCGTGAGGAGCAGGGCAAGGCCGCGCTCACCGAACTCTTCGAGGCGCTGAAGGGCGACGAGACACCGATCATCGTGTCCAACGTGGTCGACCGGATCGACGAGGTCGTGCGAGGTGTGCGCTTCGAGGGCTGGCAGTCCACCATCCGCGGCGACCAGGAGGTCCGCCAGGCGCTGCGGAAGACGCTCTATGTGCAGTTCAAGATTCGCGACAACGACGTCTTCGAGAAGGCCCTCGGCTACGTCCGGGAGTATTACTGA
- a CDS encoding TnsA-like heteromeric transposase endonuclease subunit encodes MKARESSLPDSNGDVRLPAGLGGAVRWTFKLGANALEWAWSDGPPDLRELSPVRTPASGARSRHVPVRAFSTTTREHVVLESGLEHDLLRVLDRDPRTVWITTQPCRLEWLDAGRRAASHVPDLLAVDVAGQVTLWDVRPEHVARTVEFVALMDATSSAAADVGWRFSVFNGVSDVHRFNLMWLHGYRHRPDWADRWEERLIDRASSGARLGDLVREDEQQVSLVWHLIWSGRLVVDLSTRLHPATEVAACRA; translated from the coding sequence ATGAAAGCGAGGGAATCTTCCTTGCCTGATTCTAATGGCGATGTCCGTCTGCCCGCAGGTCTCGGTGGCGCCGTCCGATGGACCTTCAAACTAGGAGCCAACGCTCTTGAGTGGGCTTGGAGCGATGGTCCGCCGGACCTTCGAGAGCTGTCCCCGGTCCGAACGCCCGCGTCTGGAGCGAGGTCCCGGCACGTCCCAGTTCGCGCGTTCAGTACGACGACACGAGAGCACGTGGTGCTGGAGTCCGGTCTCGAGCACGACCTACTTCGGGTTCTTGACCGTGATCCCCGCACGGTATGGATCACCACACAGCCTTGTCGACTCGAGTGGCTCGATGCCGGTCGCCGGGCCGCAAGTCACGTTCCTGACCTCCTCGCAGTCGACGTAGCCGGTCAAGTGACGCTCTGGGACGTCCGACCAGAGCACGTCGCACGGACGGTGGAGTTCGTCGCCCTCATGGATGCGACGTCATCTGCGGCAGCCGATGTGGGCTGGAGGTTCAGCGTCTTCAACGGGGTCTCCGACGTGCACCGCTTCAACCTGATGTGGCTACACGGATACCGCCACCGGCCCGACTGGGCGGATCGCTGGGAAGAACGGCTGATCGATCGTGCATCGAGCGGCGCGCGCCTTGGTGACTTGGTGCGGGAGGACGAGCAGCAGGTCTCGCTTGTGTGGCATCTCATCTGGAGCGGCCGGCTGGTGGTGGACCTGAGCACTCGACTCCATCCCGCGACCGAGGTTGCAGCGTGTCGGGCGTGA